A region of Lentisphaerota bacterium DNA encodes the following proteins:
- the rpoN gene encoding RNA polymerase factor sigma-54, with the protein MSAAHRLSWEAILENRPMAALSLSLNQQQRQMMILAPQLRQSLEMLQMPLLELRAVIQKEMEQNPVIEDVRDPSEVSIEAEQPQPEPVAAADAPLDFDSEFDALTKLDDNWRDYFLQGMENAPASEDAEERHQYMLDSIRQPVSLQDHLLDQIPLADLNDDDVRLAELIIGHIEEDGYFKSDLPSLAFQAGTTVEKLQAVLDAVQHFHPIGIGARTLRECLLLQLRALPATPDHLLARAIVDAHLEDLAANHRRAIIKSLRTDPETFERAVTLIRSLDPRPGCAFSTETTEYVEPEVVIRKVAGRFVVVVDDDRLPHVRISAHYRRLLENPEVTAEVKSYIRERIRAGVFLIKSIHQRQRTIHRIASEIVAAQQEFLDKGVGHLRPMTMAAVAATVGVHETTVSRTVANKYMRTPVGLFELKYFFTTGLKTDAGTDISNRTVQDRITQLVAAEDRINPLSDQAIQDALQKTGIQIARRTVAKYRIFLKIPPSHLRRRRT; encoded by the coding sequence ATGTCCGCTGCGCATCGCCTATCATGGGAAGCGATTCTAGAGAATCGACCTATGGCTGCACTCTCCCTCAGTCTTAATCAACAACAGCGCCAGATGATGATTCTGGCGCCGCAGTTGCGTCAGTCCCTCGAGATGCTCCAGATGCCCCTCCTCGAGTTGCGGGCCGTGATTCAGAAGGAGATGGAGCAGAATCCGGTGATTGAGGACGTGCGGGACCCATCCGAAGTCTCAATCGAAGCGGAACAGCCGCAACCGGAGCCGGTTGCGGCCGCGGACGCGCCTCTGGATTTTGACTCGGAATTCGACGCGCTGACCAAGCTGGACGACAATTGGCGCGACTATTTCTTACAGGGCATGGAAAACGCGCCCGCTTCCGAGGATGCTGAGGAGCGGCACCAGTACATGCTCGACTCGATCCGGCAGCCGGTCTCCCTGCAGGACCACCTCCTCGACCAGATCCCGCTTGCCGATCTGAACGACGACGACGTCCGCTTGGCTGAACTGATCATCGGGCATATCGAGGAGGACGGGTATTTCAAATCGGATCTCCCATCACTCGCCTTTCAGGCCGGCACCACCGTCGAGAAACTACAAGCGGTTCTGGATGCTGTTCAGCACTTCCATCCGATCGGCATCGGTGCGCGCACCCTCCGCGAGTGTCTGCTGCTGCAGTTGCGCGCCCTGCCGGCCACGCCAGACCACCTGCTGGCGCGCGCCATTGTCGACGCCCATCTGGAGGACCTGGCGGCCAACCACCGCAGGGCCATTATCAAGTCCCTCCGCACCGATCCGGAGACCTTCGAGCGGGCCGTGACGCTGATCCGCTCGCTCGACCCCCGCCCGGGTTGCGCCTTTTCCACCGAAACCACCGAATATGTCGAACCCGAGGTGGTCATCCGCAAGGTCGCCGGACGTTTCGTGGTCGTCGTCGACGACGACCGGCTCCCCCACGTCCGCATCAGCGCCCACTACCGCCGTCTACTGGAGAACCCCGAGGTCACAGCCGAGGTCAAGTCCTACATCCGCGAGCGGATCCGGGCCGGCGTCTTCCTGATCAAGAGCATTCACCAGCGGCAGCGGACCATCCATCGCATCGCCTCGGAAATCGTCGCCGCACAGCAGGAGTTTCTCGACAAAGGGGTCGGGCATCTCCGCCCGATGACCATGGCCGCCGTCGCCGCCACGGTCGGCGTCCACGAGACAACGGTTTCACGCACGGTCGCCAACAAATACATGCGGACGCCGGTCGGCCTCTTCGAATTGAAGTATTTCTTCACGACGGGATTGAAAACCGACGCCGGAACGGACATCTCCAACCGCACCGTTCAGGACAGGATCACCCAACTCGTCGCCGCCGAAGATCGGATTAATCCGCTTTCCGACCAGGCGATTCAGGACGCCTTGCAGAAAACGGGGATTCAGATCGCGCGCCGGACCGTCGCCAAATACCGCATCTTCCTCAAGATCCCGCCCTCCCACCTGCGCCGCCGGCGGACCTGA
- a CDS encoding glycoside hydrolase family 95 protein, protein MQTSTHSSPVRLWYRVHAWNWHHALPLGNGRLGAMVFGRVARERIQINEESLWEGTRIDRSNPLAGQALPQIRALLFSGRNQEAYDLAEKSLLSPERNIDPYQSAGELVIDWVGGGARPSHESNFFNPAPGGAWWQTAYATYDYERALDLSTGMATTTLRYRGVRQQREHFCSAPDQLICTRIAFDPGRGDVDINLQREQDVQSRVATPDGHLLLTGRLTRGGMRFALLLQARVTGGRLIADEDCLRVRGADAVELRLAVATSYVAPGDLSADAVGRCRAVMTAASGKSWEQLRADHIAAHRQLFDRVRLELPASPGDALPTDERLARVKKGEEDPGLEALYFHYGRYLIMSASRPGSLPANLQGVWAHQMSPSWDSDYHTNINMQMNYWLTGPTNLIECQEPLFYWMSLIAPAGHEAARKLYGCDGWVAHHVCDVHGCVEPMDGACGIWPMGSIWLATHCLEHYRFSGDRKLLADRLWPLMRGAVTFACDFLVEAPAGTPCAGKLVTSPSHSPENTFVAADGSHSMFTYGATMDLALIAQLIDDCLEVLALLDLDEPAFAARLRTVKANLAPVKVSPRLGIVQEWIEDYEECEPGHRHISSLIGLHPLTQITRGRTPALFDAARATVTRRLAHGGGHTGWSKAWLINFLARLGDGAAAHTHILGLLREKTLPNLFDDHPPFQIDGNFGATAGMAELLLQSHDGLIDLLPALPPAWSCGAVTGLRARGGVTVDLRWQDRRLIAATLTADHSGSYRVRLPDGTLREIQLQAATKTELPVV, encoded by the coding sequence ATGCAAACATCCACCCACTCATCCCCGGTCCGCCTGTGGTATCGCGTGCATGCTTGGAATTGGCATCACGCGCTGCCGCTGGGCAATGGCCGTCTCGGCGCCATGGTTTTTGGCCGCGTGGCGCGCGAACGGATTCAGATTAACGAGGAGTCGCTCTGGGAGGGCACCCGCATCGACCGCAGCAACCCGCTGGCCGGGCAGGCGCTGCCGCAGATTCGCGCGCTCCTTTTCTCGGGCCGCAATCAAGAGGCCTATGATCTGGCTGAGAAATCCTTGCTTTCGCCCGAACGTAACATCGACCCCTACCAGAGTGCCGGCGAACTGGTGATTGACTGGGTCGGTGGCGGCGCCCGGCCCAGTCACGAGTCAAACTTCTTCAATCCCGCTCCCGGAGGCGCCTGGTGGCAGACCGCCTATGCCACCTACGACTATGAGCGCGCGCTGGACCTGTCCACCGGCATGGCCACCACGACGTTACGCTATCGCGGCGTTCGCCAGCAGCGGGAGCATTTCTGTTCGGCTCCGGATCAACTGATCTGCACCCGGATCGCGTTTGATCCCGGCCGCGGAGACGTGGATATCAATCTGCAGCGCGAGCAGGATGTGCAGTCGCGTGTGGCCACACCGGACGGGCACCTCCTGCTGACCGGACGCCTGACCCGCGGCGGCATGCGCTTTGCCCTGCTCCTGCAGGCCCGTGTGACCGGCGGCAGGCTGATCGCCGATGAAGACTGCTTGCGCGTGCGCGGCGCCGATGCCGTGGAACTGCGTCTGGCGGTCGCAACGTCGTACGTGGCGCCCGGCGATCTGTCTGCCGATGCCGTCGGCCGCTGCCGCGCGGTGATGACGGCTGCCTCTGGTAAGAGCTGGGAACAGCTTCGCGCCGACCATATCGCCGCGCACCGCCAACTCTTTGACCGGGTCCGCTTGGAACTGCCCGCCTCGCCCGGCGATGCCTTGCCGACCGACGAGCGCCTGGCGCGCGTGAAGAAGGGAGAGGAGGATCCCGGCCTGGAGGCGCTCTATTTCCACTACGGACGCTATCTGATCATGAGTGCCAGCCGTCCCGGCTCGCTGCCTGCCAACCTGCAGGGGGTCTGGGCGCACCAGATGTCACCGTCGTGGGACAGCGACTATCACACCAACATCAACATGCAGATGAACTACTGGCTCACGGGCCCGACAAATCTGATCGAGTGCCAGGAGCCGTTGTTCTACTGGATGAGCCTGATTGCGCCCGCAGGCCACGAAGCGGCCCGCAAGCTCTACGGGTGCGACGGCTGGGTGGCTCACCACGTGTGCGATGTCCATGGCTGCGTCGAGCCTATGGACGGCGCGTGCGGCATCTGGCCCATGGGCTCAATCTGGCTCGCCACGCATTGCCTCGAGCATTACCGCTTCAGCGGCGACCGGAAATTGCTGGCCGACCGGCTGTGGCCGCTGATGCGGGGCGCCGTGACCTTTGCCTGCGACTTCCTGGTTGAAGCGCCAGCGGGCACGCCTTGCGCCGGGAAACTGGTGACCAGCCCCAGCCACTCACCCGAAAACACCTTTGTCGCGGCCGATGGTTCGCACAGCATGTTCACCTATGGCGCGACGATGGATCTCGCGCTGATCGCGCAACTGATCGATGATTGTCTGGAGGTCCTGGCGCTGCTGGACCTCGACGAGCCCGCCTTTGCGGCTCGGTTGCGCACCGTCAAGGCGAATCTGGCACCCGTCAAGGTCAGCCCGCGTCTGGGCATTGTGCAGGAATGGATCGAGGATTACGAGGAATGCGAGCCGGGGCATCGTCACATTTCGTCTCTCATCGGCCTCCATCCCCTGACCCAGATTACCCGCGGGCGGACGCCGGCGCTTTTTGACGCGGCTCGCGCCACGGTCACCCGCCGCCTCGCGCATGGCGGCGGACACACCGGCTGGAGCAAGGCTTGGCTCATCAACTTCCTGGCCCGTCTGGGCGATGGCGCGGCGGCCCACACCCATATCCTCGGACTGTTGCGGGAAAAGACGCTCCCGAATCTGTTCGACGACCATCCGCCGTTCCAGATCGACGGCAATTTCGGCGCGACCGCCGGCATGGCGGAGCTCCTGCTGCAAAGCCATGACGGGCTCATTGACCTCCTCCCGGCCCTGCCGCCGGCCTGGAGCTGCGGGGCGGTGACCGGGCTGCGCGCCCGCGGGGGGGTGACGGTCGATTTGCGCTGGCAGGACAGGCGGCTGATCGCCGCCACGCTGACGGCCGACCATTCGGGGTCGTATCGCGTGCGGCTGCCCGACGGCACCCTGCGCGAGATACAGTTGCAGGCCGCCACTAAAACCGAACTGCCGGTTGTGTAG
- a CDS encoding thymidylate synthase ThyX: protein MADAARTTVRKEEGVKEPGRDWKRRVLLAEHSPIRQIMFKWKWVNLPYWVSVHFVRHKIGIEHFVSTQRTDRTGLNREAIPQSACVMHECLANAQALIFISRKRLCRQASPETTAAWQRVLDEVRPIEPELHGVCVPECVYRGFCPEFKSCGYADTPAFRQALTAYRGASPDPG from the coding sequence GTGGCAGACGCGGCGCGCACAACGGTGCGGAAGGAAGAAGGCGTGAAGGAGCCCGGTCGTGACTGGAAACGACGGGTGCTCCTCGCCGAGCATTCGCCCATCCGGCAGATCATGTTCAAGTGGAAATGGGTCAATCTGCCCTATTGGGTCAGCGTCCACTTCGTCCGCCACAAGATCGGCATCGAACATTTCGTCAGCACACAGCGGACCGATCGGACCGGCCTCAATCGCGAGGCGATCCCCCAATCGGCCTGCGTGATGCATGAATGCCTCGCCAACGCCCAGGCGCTCATCTTTATTTCACGCAAACGGCTCTGCCGTCAGGCCTCGCCGGAAACGACCGCCGCCTGGCAACGGGTGCTCGACGAGGTGCGGCCAATCGAACCCGAGCTCCACGGAGTCTGCGTTCCCGAGTGCGTCTATCGCGGATTCTGCCCCGAGTTTAAAAGTTGCGGGTACGCCGACACGCCCGCCTTCCGGCAGGCGCTCACCGCCTATCGGGGAGCCAGCCCCGACCCCGGATAG
- a CDS encoding prepilin peptidase, translating to MLDFFIDEGPLLVCVLACFSAVLGACIGSFLNVCIWRIPRDESVVTPRSHCPACNRLIPWYLNIPVLSWVMLRGRCRWCREPISARYIGVELLTAALFCVVFLQYAFETPMLGMVPLTDAALIPIYWIFLSALVCGTFVDLDHMILPDSVTLGGMIAGPIFSTLVPAMHHGQTVWYQGLLASGIGEIAGFGLLFLVAELGAKVFKKEAMGFGDVKLMGAVGAFLGWQAVLFVLIAGSLVGSVVGVTLILLKKTELQGRIPFGPYLSLGALIWIFWGQRILDGYIEIFLPAM from the coding sequence ATGTTGGATTTCTTTATTGACGAGGGGCCGCTCTTGGTGTGTGTGCTGGCCTGTTTCTCGGCTGTTTTAGGGGCGTGCATCGGCAGTTTCCTGAACGTCTGCATCTGGCGCATCCCGCGGGACGAGTCGGTGGTGACCCCCCGATCACACTGTCCGGCGTGCAATCGGCTGATCCCCTGGTACTTGAACATCCCGGTTCTGAGCTGGGTAATGTTGCGCGGCCGCTGCCGCTGGTGCCGCGAACCGATCTCCGCGCGCTACATTGGCGTCGAGCTGCTGACGGCTGCGCTGTTCTGCGTCGTGTTCCTCCAGTACGCTTTTGAGACTCCCATGCTGGGCATGGTCCCGCTCACCGACGCCGCGCTGATTCCGATCTACTGGATTTTTCTGTCGGCGCTGGTGTGCGGAACATTCGTGGACCTCGACCACATGATCCTGCCCGACAGTGTGACCCTCGGTGGAATGATTGCGGGGCCGATCTTCAGCACACTGGTTCCGGCGATGCACCACGGCCAGACCGTGTGGTATCAGGGCCTGCTCGCGTCCGGGATCGGCGAAATCGCCGGCTTCGGGCTGCTCTTCCTGGTGGCTGAGCTGGGGGCGAAGGTCTTCAAGAAAGAGGCGATGGGCTTCGGCGATGTCAAACTGATGGGGGCGGTGGGGGCGTTTCTCGGCTGGCAAGCGGTGTTGTTTGTTCTGATCGCGGGATCGCTGGTCGGCAGCGTGGTCGGCGTCACCCTGATCCTGCTCAAGAAAACCGAGCTTCAGGGGCGGATTCCCTTCGGCCCCTATCTCTCGCTGGGAGCATTGATCTGGATCTTCTGGGGCCAGCGCATTCTCGACGGCTATATTGAGATCTTCCTGCCCGCCATGTAA
- a CDS encoding metallophosphoesterase family protein, whose protein sequence is MLVFAVPSYYVPNLNPERQPVRYAIVSDIHANLQAWNAVLTDIAAQRVGRILCLGDSVGYGPNPSEVLESVYRHVDAFCMGNHDAAVCGKLDPALFNERARRLLDWTRTRLSDKAARFLAAQPLTLAGPGFRCVHGDFTEPAAFNYIEDHADAARSWPAATEPILFTGHTHLPALFVIGASGATHHLPPQDFVIEPGKRYLVNPGSAGNPRADEALASYCILDDDAGSVVWRTVPFDLDAYRAALLAAGFAETDTPFLERDPRRHLSAIREAVSFSPASTPDQLAHGVTPVSELTRLSRVARRWKRIALVAAVTGFLAGAAGLGIARMRPPAAADGPLILPASELSAVAPTSPKNLLPALPVSTDGASLSGWRVRLDNPRATTLAAMRDGIAVTVTNGPARFRIESPPVRIARADAKTLQIKVRFLKASDFAGHAVFVIEQLGESGSGDHPLVVREIQDPPKIKRDRDGWTAMDRKLENSLRPPTRFIRLAIEGEIAGTVTFADPVLEPLTQ, encoded by the coding sequence TTGCTAGTTTTTGCCGTTCCGTCTTACTATGTTCCGAATCTGAACCCCGAAAGGCAGCCCGTGCGCTACGCCATCGTCTCTGACATCCACGCCAACCTGCAAGCCTGGAACGCCGTGCTGACCGATATCGCCGCGCAACGTGTCGGGCGCATCCTGTGTCTCGGGGACAGCGTCGGCTACGGCCCCAACCCCTCCGAAGTGCTGGAATCGGTCTATCGCCACGTCGATGCCTTCTGCATGGGCAACCACGACGCGGCGGTCTGCGGCAAGCTCGACCCCGCCCTTTTTAACGAGCGCGCCCGGCGCCTGCTCGACTGGACCCGCACCCGCCTGTCCGACAAGGCCGCGCGTTTCCTCGCGGCCCAGCCCCTCACGCTCGCCGGCCCCGGGTTCCGCTGCGTCCACGGCGATTTCACCGAGCCCGCCGCCTTTAACTACATCGAGGATCACGCGGACGCGGCCCGCTCCTGGCCCGCCGCGACCGAGCCGATCCTCTTCACCGGGCACACCCACCTGCCCGCCCTCTTCGTCATCGGCGCCAGCGGGGCCACTCACCACCTGCCCCCGCAGGATTTCGTGATCGAACCCGGCAAACGCTACCTCGTCAACCCCGGCTCCGCCGGCAATCCCCGCGCGGACGAGGCGCTCGCCTCGTATTGTATTTTGGATGACGATGCCGGCTCGGTCGTCTGGCGCACCGTACCGTTCGACCTCGACGCCTACCGCGCAGCCCTGCTCGCCGCCGGGTTTGCCGAAACCGACACCCCGTTCCTCGAGCGCGACCCCCGCAGGCACCTCTCCGCCATCCGCGAGGCGGTCTCTTTCTCCCCGGCAAGTACCCCCGACCAACTCGCCCATGGCGTCACGCCAGTCAGCGAACTCACCCGTCTCAGCCGGGTCGCGCGCCGCTGGAAGCGCATCGCCCTCGTGGCGGCTGTCACGGGTTTCCTCGCGGGGGCGGCCGGACTCGGAATCGCCCGGATGCGCCCACCAGCCGCCGCCGACGGCCCCCTCATCCTGCCCGCCAGCGAGCTGTCGGCGGTCGCGCCAACCTCACCCAAAAACCTCCTGCCGGCGCTTCCCGTCTCAACGGATGGCGCCTCGCTCTCGGGATGGCGTGTCCGGCTCGACAATCCGCGGGCGACCACCCTCGCCGCGATGCGGGACGGCATCGCCGTCACAGTCACCAATGGCCCGGCCCGTTTCCGCATTGAATCGCCGCCGGTTCGGATCGCCCGCGCTGACGCGAAAACCCTCCAGATCAAAGTCCGCTTTCTCAAGGCCTCAGACTTCGCGGGTCATGCGGTATTCGTCATTGAACAACTCGGGGAATCCGGCTCCGGTGACCACCCCCTAGTGGTGCGGGAGATCCAGGATCCGCCGAAAATCAAGCGGGATCGGGATGGCTGGACCGCGATGGATCGAAAACTGGAGAACAGCCTGCGTCCGCCAACGCGATTCATCCGCCTGGCCATCGAAGGCGAGATCGCAGGCACGGTCACCTTCGCAGACCCGGTGCTCGAACCCCTCACCCAGTAA
- a CDS encoding terpene cyclase/mutase family protein, which yields MKLMLLFRMGGATLPLIVLLARMPVPAAGAEAPGAPVPARVDPARLEGAVAGGLRWMAEHQVTNGPYAGSWVVNSPNYRPAIASLAGLAFLANGHLPGDTGPYGTNVAAALKYVMSAMAPDGYVGQSDKSGMYIHAISSLFALSCLGMQADEKLEPALADWCRRSVDVILRAQQMAKAAGQQGGWRYDPYTTDSDISVTCWQLLVLHTARQAGFEMEPSVCNSALGYLRRSYAVVPSAESGTGSPDYGYYYPDRRVGGKAERSSTALVVFILSLFDVGDEQNTRAALAYLRRYPPTWGGLQYGGFFYFSSFYMAQGMFQIGGQEWQDFGPRLATVLLDHQAGDGSWPYPADNAEPATLRGTGPAYPAAMAVLLLSLEKQYLPMYQRQRRLFDGGTTVLPPVADPAGKVGGTRSQPDLDLPAPPPDDPYPEPTDPADGGNEGGEAYDGTGEWDGDEESPAVRPIGSPLFN from the coding sequence ATGAAACTGATGCTCCTGTTCCGCATGGGCGGCGCGACGCTGCCGCTGATCGTGTTGCTGGCGCGGATGCCTGTGCCTGCGGCTGGCGCGGAGGCTCCGGGTGCACCCGTCCCGGCGCGTGTGGATCCGGCCCGTCTGGAAGGGGCCGTCGCCGGGGGACTGCGCTGGATGGCGGAACATCAGGTCACCAACGGCCCCTACGCCGGCTCCTGGGTCGTCAATTCCCCGAACTACCGACCGGCCATTGCTTCGCTGGCCGGGCTGGCCTTTCTGGCCAACGGACATCTGCCGGGGGACACTGGTCCGTACGGCACGAATGTGGCGGCGGCTTTGAAATATGTGATGAGCGCCATGGCCCCCGACGGCTACGTCGGACAGAGCGACAAGTCCGGCATGTACATCCACGCTATCAGCTCCCTCTTTGCGCTCTCCTGTCTCGGCATGCAGGCTGACGAGAAACTGGAACCCGCCCTGGCCGACTGGTGCCGCCGGAGCGTGGACGTGATCCTCCGCGCCCAACAGATGGCCAAGGCGGCGGGGCAGCAGGGCGGCTGGCGTTATGATCCCTACACAACCGACAGCGATATCTCGGTAACCTGCTGGCAGCTGCTGGTGCTCCACACGGCCCGTCAGGCGGGATTCGAGATGGAGCCCTCGGTTTGCAACTCGGCGCTGGGGTATCTCAGACGGTCCTACGCCGTGGTGCCGTCGGCGGAGTCCGGCACAGGCAGTCCGGACTATGGTTACTATTATCCGGATCGCCGGGTCGGCGGCAAGGCGGAGCGTTCATCCACGGCGCTGGTGGTCTTCATCCTGTCGCTCTTTGACGTCGGCGACGAACAAAACACACGCGCGGCGCTGGCCTATCTGCGCCGCTATCCGCCCACCTGGGGCGGCCTTCAGTACGGCGGCTTCTTCTACTTCAGCTCATTCTATATGGCCCAGGGCATGTTCCAGATTGGCGGCCAGGAGTGGCAGGATTTCGGACCTCGCCTGGCAACCGTGCTGCTCGACCATCAGGCAGGCGACGGCAGTTGGCCCTATCCGGCTGACAACGCCGAGCCGGCGACCCTGAGGGGGACGGGTCCCGCGTATCCGGCCGCGATGGCCGTCCTGCTGCTCTCGCTCGAAAAACAGTACCTGCCCATGTATCAGCGGCAACGCCGTCTCTTCGACGGCGGCACCACGGTGCTGCCGCCTGTCGCAGATCCCGCAGGCAAGGTCGGTGGAACACGTTCCCAACCCGATCTGGATCTCCCCGCCCCGCCGCCTGACGACCCATACCCAGAGCCGACCGACCCTGCAGATGGCGGAAATGAAGGCGGCGAAGCCTATGACGGAACGGGAGAATGGGACGGCGACGAAGAGAGCCCGGCTGTGCGCCCCATTGGAAGTCCGCTGTTCAACTGA
- a CDS encoding VWA domain-containing protein — protein MTFVHPAVLIGLILGAIPIIVYYLMRFRSLRVPWGADYILERALARWRKKLYWDQIILLALRALVVMALVLAFARPQSRAARSTGTDGAVLRVLLVDGSYSMLAGRSPPTLFDASLEIMRELVSSWERGEMWSLYALDSRPRWVVDRAAVVDADHSRAILDTLKVEETAVSLAAGLKAVLAHGAGQRREIYIVADDQASNWADVDQAIADADEQTRVFWIHPPLADRRNLAVTRLEAGHERVLRGFSFPVYADVRNFSAEAVRDAELSVLVNGAKTGAKRVSLQPGQSVRLALNLRLDTAGPHLITARLSDDVLPFDNALSAGVEVAPAVSLLVLRDAGRTGKFESSAGFLGLAARMLAGGSTKEAEGPLRITDYSDATCALSTLQKHDAVVLDGGRTLTPDLAETLRQYVEQGGGLILAADASADLAAWRGLLGPANLLPAVPARLRNEALAGPVFRQLSRTGFDLPALRDFENDADGDLSQVRFFSWVECDTPAPGAETLARFDDGSTYAWRRRLERGSVLMLAAGLNSHNNNLLVRETVYPFLLHLFAEAASAGQYTRRVARNEPVRYLATGDPPPTGAVFGLDNAEPALASLTPQAQGMFVEYAPGSSRSGPASLLVLRENSSERIWIGVQGERTDSSLTAMAPAYREQLAETLAWTEAGSARELMDALEADGSGAERYGWVLLAVLLFAMGELLMGLRFV, from the coding sequence ATGACGTTCGTCCATCCGGCGGTGCTCATCGGTTTGATCCTGGGGGCCATCCCCATCATCGTGTATTACCTGATGCGGTTCAGGTCGTTGCGCGTGCCGTGGGGTGCCGACTACATTCTCGAGCGCGCGCTGGCCCGCTGGCGCAAGAAGCTGTACTGGGACCAGATCATCCTACTGGCGCTGCGAGCCTTGGTGGTGATGGCGCTGGTGCTGGCCTTCGCCCGCCCCCAGTCGCGCGCGGCGCGTTCAACCGGAACCGACGGGGCCGTGCTGCGCGTCCTGCTGGTGGACGGCTCGTACAGCATGCTGGCAGGCCGGAGCCCGCCAACCCTTTTCGATGCGTCGCTTGAAATCATGCGCGAACTGGTGTCGAGCTGGGAGCGGGGTGAAATGTGGTCGCTCTACGCGCTGGACAGCCGCCCCCGCTGGGTGGTGGACCGCGCCGCCGTGGTGGACGCCGATCATAGTCGCGCCATTCTGGACACTCTGAAGGTGGAGGAGACGGCGGTCTCGCTGGCCGCAGGCCTCAAGGCGGTGCTGGCTCACGGCGCCGGACAACGCCGGGAAATCTACATCGTGGCCGATGACCAGGCATCGAACTGGGCCGATGTGGATCAGGCGATTGCTGACGCGGATGAGCAGACGCGCGTATTCTGGATTCATCCGCCGCTTGCCGACCGCCGGAATCTGGCGGTGACCAGGCTGGAGGCCGGCCATGAACGCGTGCTGCGCGGCTTCTCCTTCCCCGTGTATGCGGATGTCCGCAATTTCAGCGCGGAGGCGGTGCGCGATGCGGAACTGAGTGTTTTGGTGAACGGCGCGAAGACCGGCGCGAAGCGTGTCTCCCTGCAGCCGGGGCAGAGTGTGCGCCTCGCCCTGAACCTGCGCCTCGACACGGCGGGTCCGCACCTGATCACCGCACGGCTGAGCGACGATGTGCTGCCGTTCGACAATGCGTTGTCAGCAGGCGTGGAGGTGGCTCCTGCGGTTTCGCTGCTGGTCCTGCGCGACGCCGGGCGCACCGGCAAGTTTGAATCCTCCGCCGGGTTTCTCGGGCTGGCGGCCCGCATGCTCGCCGGGGGCTCGACGAAGGAGGCCGAAGGGCCCCTGCGGATCACCGATTATTCCGATGCAACGTGCGCCCTTTCCACGCTGCAGAAGCACGACGCAGTTGTGCTCGACGGCGGACGCACGCTGACGCCCGATCTGGCGGAGACGCTGCGCCAGTATGTGGAACAGGGCGGAGGGCTGATTCTGGCGGCCGATGCCTCTGCGGACCTGGCCGCCTGGCGCGGTCTGCTGGGACCGGCGAATCTCCTGCCTGCCGTCCCGGCGCGCCTGCGCAACGAGGCGCTGGCCGGCCCCGTGTTCCGCCAGTTGAGCCGCACGGGCTTCGACCTGCCCGCCCTGCGCGATTTCGAGAACGATGCCGATGGCGACCTCTCCCAGGTGCGGTTCTTTTCCTGGGTCGAGTGTGATACGCCCGCGCCGGGCGCCGAGACGCTGGCGCGATTTGACGATGGCTCGACCTACGCCTGGCGGCGACGCCTGGAACGCGGGAGCGTTCTGATGCTCGCCGCCGGCCTGAACTCCCATAACAACAACCTGCTGGTGCGCGAAACCGTCTATCCGTTCCTGCTGCACCTCTTTGCCGAAGCCGCCAGCGCCGGGCAATACACGCGTCGCGTGGCGCGGAACGAGCCGGTGCGCTATCTGGCCACAGGCGATCCGCCACCAACCGGGGCCGTGTTCGGACTCGATAACGCGGAACCCGCGCTGGCCTCCCTGACGCCACAGGCGCAGGGCATGTTCGTGGAATATGCCCCGGGGTCGAGCCGGAGCGGACCGGCGTCGCTGCTGGTGTTGCGCGAGAACAGCTCCGAGCGCATCTGGATCGGGGTGCAGGGCGAGCGGACGGATTCGAGCCTGACGGCGATGGCGCCCGCCTATCGCGAACAACTGGCCGAAACGCTGGCCTGGACTGAGGCGGGTTCCGCGCGGGAACTGATGGATGCGCTGGAGGCGGACGGGAGCGGGGCCGAGCGGTATGGATGGGTGTTGCTTGCCGTGCTCCTGTTTGCAATGGGCGAACTGCTGATGGGCTTGAGGTTTGTATAG